In one Rhopalosiphum padi isolate XX-2018 chromosome 3, ASM2088224v1, whole genome shotgun sequence genomic region, the following are encoded:
- the LOC132926829 gene encoding uncharacterized protein LOC132926829 encodes MKSSVMLCLLGLVIIQQCMCVHIHYRGEKNIKENDEDYDMNINHEGGDHGGHKHVDCDHPIHKEEDHADHKHQFAKNVGYSPEEDRLARIRHHLRHTHE; translated from the exons ATGAAATCTTCG gTTATGTTGTGTTTGTTGGGACTTGTTATAATACAACAATGTATGTGTGTTCACATTCATTACCGAggagaaaaaaacattaaagaAAATGATGAAGACTACGATATGAACATTAATCATGAAGGAGGTGACCACGGAGGCCACAAACACGTCGATTGTGATCACCCAATCCATAAGGAAGAAGATCACGCTGATCATAAGCATCAATTTGCAAAAAACGTAGGTTATAGTCCTGAAGAAGATCGTCTCGCTCGCATTCGCCATCATTTGAGACATACCCACGAATAA